CCTGTTTGTTGAACGTCTCCTCCTCGCGGGCCTTGCCGACCGTACACCACAGCTGCGGGCGGTCGGGGCCGTGCCACTCGCCCTGGCGGGCAACGGCGAACACCTCGTACTCCTCGCCGTCGTACTCGATACGACCGCCCTTCCGGAAGCCGGCGTCCCCGTGGACGATGAGTTTCTTCATACCCGGCCCTTGGCAAACGGCGCACTTAGTGACTTCGAAGGAGCCCCTGTCGTCCGCGAGGGTCAGTGCCGTACGGACCGGAGAGGCTTTACGCCAGGAGGCGAGAGGAGTACGTGGACGGCACGGTCCGACAGCGCCTTTCAGTCCACGTGTCAAAACGTGGGCCACCGCTGACTGACCTACCCCGTCTCTCTACAATCCCCGAGCGGCTGCCACGCCGTCCGGAGAGACGGAGGCGGACTGCGGGCGGGCATTCATCCGGGACGGGAAAGATCGGAACCGTCGGGGTTTTAAGCGGGCATATCGAACCGACCTGTAAGGTCGATATCTATGGAGATGCCGCGTCGATTCAACACGTACTGTCCGCACTGTAACGAGCATCACGAACACGAGGTCGAGAAGGTCCGTTCCGGTCGCGAGA
Above is a window of Haloarcula halophila DNA encoding:
- a CDS encoding HAH_0734 family protein; amino-acid sequence: MKKLIVHGDAGFRKGGRIEYDGEEYEVFAVARQGEWHGPDRPQLWCTVGKAREEETFNKQDYIPMHLDTEDIDAEAITVIREKAPPSAES